Sequence from the Rhodothermales bacterium genome:
CGCGTCCCTGCCGCCCACCTTCGTGAAATCGATGCCCGAACTCGCCTTCGAACCCACCATAGTGCACGCTGAAGCGCCGCGTCGTCCCCAGGTGATCGTGCCTGACCAGGAGCTGGTCGACCGCCTTCGGGCCGGCGAGCGGCGGGCGTTTCGTGCGTTTGTCGATCAGCACCAGGGCCACGTCACCTTTACGGTGGTGTCCATGATGGGGCGGACGGAGGAGGTAGATGATGTCGTCCAGGACGTGTTCGTCCGATTCTACGAATCCCTCGACCAGTTTCGGGGGGAAGCGAGTGTGACGACGTATCTCAAACGGATCGCCGTCAACCGGTCGCTGGACGCACTGCGCCGGCGCAAGCGCTGGCACGCCCGCTTCCTCAGCCGAGACGACGAACACAACGGCCTCCGTGAGCCGGCGGCCGTCGAAACCCTGCCGCTGGAACGCAACGAACGAGCGGCCGAGGTCCACCGCGCCATCGCGGCGCTGTCGGACAAACACAAGGCGGTCGTCGTCCTGCGGCTCCTCGAAGGCTTCTCGACGGAAGAGACGGCCGACATATTGAACATTGCCTACGGCACGGTGCTCTCCCGCTTAAGCCGCGCCACGGAAACCCTAAAGCATTCCCTGCAGTGGCTGTTGCGGGATGCGCGCTGAGAATGGATAACAGGCAATTGAATACGATGCTGCGCTGGCTGGATGACCGGCTCTCCGACTCGGACCGACGCGTGTTCGAGGCGGAATTGAACCGCTCGGACGCCCTACGCGCTGAAGTGGACACGCTGCGTGTGCTGCGCCAGGGCATGCAGGAGACCCTCCACTCCGAAGCGGCCGCCGCCGCCGACCCCTACCTGGCGGACCGTGTGCTGCGCCGGATTGCAGCGCCCCGCCCCGTCTTCGCCGACGACCTCGCCCTCTGGCTGGGACAGGTGTTCCGGCCGGTCGCCATCGCAGGCGCCCTGGTGGCGGTGCTGCTGGCCGGCTATAACGTTCGCCTCTCCCAATCCTTCGCCACCGAATCGTCCACCGCTGAGGCCATGCTCGGCCTGCCGCCCGTATCCGCGGCGTCGGTGTACGATCTGGATGTGTTCGCCGCCCAAACCGCCGTCGCGCCATGACCTCTCGATCGACCTCCCTCCTCATCGTGCTGGGCACCCTCGTCGTCGGCATCGCCATCGGCGCGCTCGCCACAGGTGCGATCATGAACAACCGTTTGGACGAGCTGGAGGCGCTCCGCATGCAGGGCGGCGTCCAGTCGTTCCTGGAGCGCGGCATCCAACCTGTCGACGACGCCCAGCGAGAGCGCATTCGCCAGGCCATCGAGGGGGTCGAGAGTCGGCAGATGGAACTCCGCCGCCGCATGTTTCAGGAGCACCGGATCCTGTTCGACTCACTGCGCGCCGAGCTTGACGTGATCCTGACCGACGATCAAAAAGAACAACTTAGCACCATGATGACCCGTGAGCGCGAGCAGTTCAAGCAGCGGCGGGGCCGGGGCGACGGCCCACCGCCGTTCCCGATCGATGGCGCCCATCGACGCGGCGACCGTCATCGGGACGGCGACTCGCATCGCGGCGATCAGGATTCGGACTCCACGAAGACGCCCTGACGATCCTGCAACGGTATGGCGATGTTACTGTGCCGCCAGCCGGCCGGCTTCGAACACAAACACGGGATGCCC
This genomic interval carries:
- a CDS encoding RNA polymerase sigma factor, which translates into the protein MPELAFEPTIVHAEAPRRPQVIVPDQELVDRLRAGERRAFRAFVDQHQGHVTFTVVSMMGRTEEVDDVVQDVFVRFYESLDQFRGEASVTTYLKRIAVNRSLDALRRRKRWHARFLSRDDEHNGLREPAAVETLPLERNERAAEVHRAIAALSDKHKAVVVLRLLEGFSTEETADILNIAYGTVLSRLSRATETLKHSLQWLLRDAR